A genomic stretch from Desulfohalobium retbaense DSM 5692 includes:
- a CDS encoding LexA family transcriptional regulator, translated as MHIEFDLFFKRLQEALGITTQSELANLLQVNRSAVTQAKRTGEVPQRWVWQLSRHLGLNRTWLETGQGPMRPGPDTFATIPKVKARLSAGGGSFETEQAVEGYYSFRRDWLRGKGQPGCMVLMDIMGDSMEPELKEGDTVLVDQNQQEIYAGGMYAMGVEDTVMVKRVEKHPNKLVLLSTNQRYTPIVLQGDEIEAVTCIGRILWVGRELL; from the coding sequence ATGCATATAGAATTTGATCTCTTTTTCAAGCGTCTCCAAGAGGCGCTGGGCATCACGACCCAGTCAGAGCTGGCCAATCTCCTCCAGGTCAACCGCTCTGCCGTGACCCAGGCCAAACGCACCGGAGAAGTCCCGCAACGGTGGGTCTGGCAACTCTCACGCCACCTGGGGCTCAATCGGACCTGGCTGGAAACCGGACAAGGTCCAATGCGCCCCGGGCCGGATACCTTTGCAACCATCCCCAAAGTCAAAGCCCGTCTGAGCGCCGGTGGCGGCTCCTTTGAAACGGAACAGGCCGTGGAGGGCTATTATTCCTTCCGCCGTGACTGGCTCCGGGGGAAGGGACAACCCGGTTGCATGGTCCTTATGGACATCATGGGCGACAGCATGGAACCCGAACTCAAGGAAGGGGACACCGTCCTGGTGGATCAAAACCAGCAGGAGATCTATGCCGGGGGAATGTATGCCATGGGCGTGGAAGACACCGTCATGGTCAAGCGTGTGGAAAAGCATCCGAACAAACTGGTGCTTTTGAGTACCAACCAGCGGTACACCCCCATTGTGCTGCAAGGAGACGAAATCGAGGCCGTGACCTGTATCGGTCGCATTCTCTGGGTGGGACGCGAACTCCTCTGA